One genomic segment of Gossypium arboreum isolate Shixiya-1 chromosome 3, ASM2569848v2, whole genome shotgun sequence includes these proteins:
- the LOC108474595 gene encoding zinc finger protein CONSTANS-LIKE 3-like isoform X1 — MKSCELCKLAATTSCESDQASLCWDCDAVVHGANFLVARHVRCLLCHACQSLTPWRATGSKLGRTVSVCERCIDGGDREESEAENDDDGDGEDDEGDDSDDDVSVGDDVEDGDNQVVPWSTVANTPPPAPSSSSSDNYSGGEREVSRSTNLFSLKRSRGNASDLHSEDDPDRLSSKRRYGYHTVVATRCRAEGGGVSVDSRTMRLSKDQQIKPEGTVQLQSDSRGATSTESLGKN; from the exons ATGAAGAGTTGTGAGCTCTGTAAGTTAGCGGCGACAACGTCTTGTGAATCGGACCAAGCCAGTTTGTGCTGGGATTGTGACGCTGTAGTCCACGGGGCTAACTTCCTTGTGGCGAGACATGTGAGGTGTCTGCTCTGTCACGCTTGTCAGTCTCTCACTCCATGGAGAGCCACTGGTTCCAAGCTTGGTCGCACGGTCTCCGTCTGTGAGAGGTGCATCGACGGCGGTGATCGAGAAGAGAGCGAGGCGGAAAATGACGATGATGGTGACGGAGAAGACGATGAAGGAGATGATTCTGATGATGACGTGTCTGTTGGAGATGATGTGGAGGACGGAGATAATCAGGTGGTGCCGTGGTCCACAGTAGCAAATACACCTCCGCCGGCGCCTAGTTCTTCTAGTAGCGATAATTATTCTGGTGGTGAAAGAGAGGTCTCTAGATCAACAaatttgttttcattgaaaaggTCGAGAGGGAATGCTTCAGATCTTCACTCTGAG GACGATCCGGATCGTTTATCTTCAAAACGGAGGTACGGCTACCATACTGTTGTGGCGACGCGGTGCAGAGCAGAGGGTGGAGGCGTTTCGGTTGACTCCAGGACTATGAGGCTATCGAAGGACCAACAGATCAAACCGGAGGGCACGGTTCAGTTGCAGTCCGATTCGAGAGGCGCGACGAGTACGGAGTCATTAGGCAAAAATTAG
- the LOC108474595 gene encoding zinc finger protein CONSTANS-LIKE 3-like isoform X2, producing MKSCELCKLAATTSCESDQASLCWDCDAVVHGANFLVARHVRCLLCHACQSLTPWRATGSKLGRTVSVCERCIDGGDREESEAENDDDGDGEDDEGDDSDDDVSVGDDVEDGDNQVVPWSTVANTPPPAPSSSSSDNYSGGEREDDPDRLSSKRRYGYHTVVATRCRAEGGGVSVDSRTMRLSKDQQIKPEGTVQLQSDSRGATSTESLGKN from the exons ATGAAGAGTTGTGAGCTCTGTAAGTTAGCGGCGACAACGTCTTGTGAATCGGACCAAGCCAGTTTGTGCTGGGATTGTGACGCTGTAGTCCACGGGGCTAACTTCCTTGTGGCGAGACATGTGAGGTGTCTGCTCTGTCACGCTTGTCAGTCTCTCACTCCATGGAGAGCCACTGGTTCCAAGCTTGGTCGCACGGTCTCCGTCTGTGAGAGGTGCATCGACGGCGGTGATCGAGAAGAGAGCGAGGCGGAAAATGACGATGATGGTGACGGAGAAGACGATGAAGGAGATGATTCTGATGATGACGTGTCTGTTGGAGATGATGTGGAGGACGGAGATAATCAGGTGGTGCCGTGGTCCACAGTAGCAAATACACCTCCGCCGGCGCCTAGTTCTTCTAGTAGCGATAATTATTCTGGTGGTGAAAGAGAG GACGATCCGGATCGTTTATCTTCAAAACGGAGGTACGGCTACCATACTGTTGTGGCGACGCGGTGCAGAGCAGAGGGTGGAGGCGTTTCGGTTGACTCCAGGACTATGAGGCTATCGAAGGACCAACAGATCAAACCGGAGGGCACGGTTCAGTTGCAGTCCGATTCGAGAGGCGCGACGAGTACGGAGTCATTAGGCAAAAATTAG